One segment of Meriones unguiculatus strain TT.TT164.6M chromosome X, Bangor_MerUng_6.1, whole genome shotgun sequence DNA contains the following:
- the LOC132649910 gene encoding testis-specific gene A8 protein-like: MDHPTSSIDFGEAKPKPVMLVKTKAACKLYPACILYGKASKAKKCGRRSQRKTSKKCDDIDDIQQLVLQKVKESQPNEESLWLEELSANIFSDQHARVSSASAITSETSTSTGEIVGIAHKTSTVASKTSTLLNKTSTMAGKISNTEGEISAVSREMSTIKDENSTLPVEISAILREISTIAGEISAIISETSNPACASANRKTTTSISFTTVEATGVEANMDEASTVDADNQ, from the exons ATGGACCATCCAACATCTTCTATAGACTTCGGGGAAGCCAAACCCAAGCCAGTCATGTTGGTAAAGACAAAGGCAGCCTGCAAGCTTTACCCAGCATGCATACTTTATGGAAAG GCCTCCAAAGCCAAAAAGTGTGGGAGGCGCTCCCAACGGAAGACTTCCAAGAAGTGTGATGATATTGATGATATTCAACAACTGGTGCTGCAGAAAGTCAAAGAATCACAGCCTAATGAAGAATCTTTGTGGCTTGAGGAGCTATCTGCAAATATCTTCAGTGATCAACATGCGAGAGTATCAAGTGCAAGTGCTATTACAAGTGAAACTTCAACTTCCACAGGTGAAATTGTAGGCATTGCTCACAAGACTTCAACCGTTGcaagcaaaacttcaaccttACTAAACAAAACGTCAACCATGGCAGGCAAAATTTCAAACACTGAAGGCGAAATTTCAGCTGTCTCAAGAGAAATGTCAACCATCAAAGATGAAAATTCCACTCTCCCAGTCGAAATTTCAGCCATTTTAAGAGAAATTTCAACCATCGCAGGCGAAATTTCTGCCATCATAAGTGAAACCTCAAACCCGGCATGCGCAAGCGCAAACCGAAAAACAACCACATCCATAAGCTTCACTACAGTTGAGGCTACCGGGGTTGAGGCAAACATGGATGAGGCATCCACGGTTGATGCAGATAACCAATAA